The Psychrobacter sp. P11G3 genomic interval GTCAAGTCTGATGAATATTTTCAATGGTGGTTCTTAAACTCTACAACTGAAGGAGCCAAACTAACATATAGTCTTAGAAACAATAAAATTAAGGGTTTTAACTTAGTTCCATTCGCTCAAAACAGCGAATGGATGGCTTACTTTGATGGCGATGATTGTTCAGGTGATCCAAGAGTAATAGTAGTTGATCTTACTGATTTGCCTTCATTCATGATATTCGAGAATTTTAATGAATGGCTTACTAAAGCTGAGCAGGATTACTGGTGATAGCTAATCTTAAGCTTGATAATCTAACGTTTTGTACACCATGAAGTATACTGAGACTATCTCAGCGAGTTAAAACGTTGATACCATTAGCCCACAGCCAAAGATTCAAGTCCTCACTAGGGAACCATTATTTACCATAACATTCGTTACGATATGAAAAGTGGCTAATACTTTATAACTATAAGAAAGTAATTAGTAATGAAACTACAATGGCTTCACTATCCCTTCTAATAAGCTGGCAAATCCTTGCATGTACGCGATATCTTGACTAGAAGTACGCGTCGCGGCGTACAGTTGACAATGCACGCCACTGCCTAGCGGCCGCGAGACCACCCAACCTTTTTTCTCGTATTCAGCAACCACCCAATCGGGTAGTGCTGCTACGCCGCGTTCACTAGCAACCAACTGAATCAGCATTGCGGTCAGCTCTGTTGTACGAACACTCTCAAAGCTTACTTGCGCTGGCGTCATAAAGTTAGCAATGATATCGAGACGCTTTGCTTCTACCGGATAGGCAATTAATGTCTCATTAATCAAATTATCAGGTTCAATAAATTTCTGAGCAGCTAAATCATGTGTTGGGGAGAGCACCAAACGACTCTCGTACTCAAACAATGGCTGATAGCTGATACCGTCGAGCGGTAAATCACTGGTAGTAATAAGCAGGTCAATATCGCCTTCCATGAGTAGATGATGCGGCTCAGGCTCAAACCCTGTGGCAAAATCCAGCTCGACATCCGACCATTCACGGCGATAGTGGTTCAGTATTGGCATGAGCCAATCAAAGCAGCTGTGACACTCTGATGCTAAGCGTAATCTACCTGCTTGACCATGCGCTAAGCGTTTAAGGTTGGATTTGGTGCGAGTAACTTGCGGTAGGATATTGTCTGCCAATGCCAATACTGCTTTACCTGCTGGCGTGAAGCTAAGCGGGCGTGTCCGACGATTGACTAAGCTGATGTCGTAATAGTTCTCAAGCTCTTTTAATTGATGCGAAACGGCTGAGGCAGTAACGTGTAGCTCATCCGCCGCTGCTGCAAGTGAACCATGCGCTCGTAGCGCGGTTAATGTATTAAGATGACGTAGCTCAAGCATAATATAACCTAACCGCTAAGGTGAGAAAAATTCATTATAGTCAATATAGCGCTGACTTTCACTCATAGTCCGTTATTAATGCTCGGTCAATAAGCAATTACTCAGCAATCAATATCTAGCGCTTGCGTAACAGTAACTGCGAGATGATAACCAAGATTAAAGAAGCAGCCAGTAGCAATGTACCGATAGCGTTGACTTCTGGCTTGAGTCCTACGCGCACCATAGAATAAATGCGTAGCGGTAAAATCTCATAGCTAGGCCCTGTGACAAAGGTCGACACCACTACATCATCTAGCGATAGGGTAAAGGCAAGTAACCAACCTGCCATAACCGCAGGCAAGATAACGGGAATCAATACTGTGCGCACCATGGTTGATTCGTTAGCACCCAAGTCGCGTGCCGCTTCCATTAAACGCTCATCCAAGCTACTCAATCGTGCAAAGACGGTAATCACAACAAACGGCAGGCAAAAAGTAATGTGTGCTAATAGTAGCGAGACGAAGCCCAGCTGCAAACCAATCAGTAAGAACAGCGCTAGCAATGAGATAGCTAATACAATCTCAGGCGACATCATCAGGACAAACAGTAGCCCATTTAGTAAGCCTTTACCACGAAAATTATAACGGTGTAACGCCAGCGCTGTAAGCGTGCCTATCAAAGTCGAGACGGTGGCTGCCACCAATCCTAATACAATAGAGTGCCAAAAAGCATCGAGCATCGCTTGGTTGTTAAACAGTGATTCGTACCACTTTAAGCTAAAACCGCCCCAGTTATAGCCAATTTTTGATTTGTTAAAGGACATCACCACCAAGACAATGATTGGCAGGTATAACAGGGTATAAATCAGTCCGAGATAGCCTTTGGCAGCGATACTACCAATCTTAAGCGGACGAGTTTTTGTGTTCGGTGAGCTATAAGACATTAGGCCACCTCTTTAAAGTCAGTCTTGCCAATACGGCGACTACTGGCACGGTAGGCAAGTAATAATACTGCCATCGCCAGTGTCAATAATACGCTGGCTGCTGCGCCAAAAGGCCAGTCACGCGCATCCAGAAATTGGTTTTTGATGATATTACCGACCAATAAATTACGCGAACCCCCTAAGATATCTGCCACATAAAACATACCCATCGCAGGCAATAGCACGAGCAGTACACCAGAGATAATCCCCGGTGTCGTTAATGGCAATACCACATGCCAAAAGGTTTGTGTTCTGGATGCGCCCAAATCTTGCGAGGCCAATAGCATATCATTGCGTAAGTCAGTAAATACCGCATATAGCGGCAGTACCATAAACGGAAATAACAAGTAGGTTAAACCTGCAATCACCGCACCTTGCGTATATAAAATATCGATAGGGGTATCAATTACGCCAATTGCCAATAGCAACTTGTTAATCAAGCCATTGTTAGCAAAGAGCAGCTTTAATGCATACGTCCGTACCAAGGAATTGGTCCAAAAGGGTAGTATCAGTAACATCATGAGCAGTGGCTGCCAACGTACTTTTGCTTTGGATATTAGCCATGCAAAAGGATAGCCAAGCAATAGGCAGATAACCGTTGTGATACCTGCCATCCATAATGAGTGGACAAATACCTCAAAATATAATGGATCAATCATCCGCACATAGCTGTCGATGCTAGCAGGTAAGCTGATAAACGCACTGCTATCACGGGTTAAAAAACTGACAGCGATGACTAGAATATTTGGTAATAGTGCAAATATCAGTAGCCAACCCCAGATTAGCCAAAGCGTGGCAGTACGAAATGGACTTTTACTGCCTAAGTGGTTGCGAGCCATCAGCTACCATCCTTTTGTACAGTCGTGTCTGGCATAGCTTCAGAGTCTTCTGGCAATACCCATTCCCAGCCATCCACCCATGAGACTTTGACGCCCTCGTTTAGTTTGTAATCAAAGCTCGGGTCATCTTCATCAAAGAACTCAGACGCCTTAATGATATGACCATTGGCCAGTTCGATAATTGAGTCTAAGGTGCTGCCTTTATAGTTACTCTCGATGACACGGCCTAGCAGTCCGCTATGCTCGTTGTCTTTTGGATCGTAGATACGCAGATCTTCGGGGCGCAGTAGTAAATTGACGATATCGCCTACTTGTACATCATTGGCAAAATTGGGACGACGTAAGTTGCGTAAGGTGGTTGGCCCTGCTTGCGCCTGCGCTTCACAGACTTCGACCTCGATACGTCCGTTGGTCACTTTACCATCTCTATCTGGCTGGTCTGGATAAACCCCTTTGACTTCAGCTCTAAACAAGTTGGTTTCGCCGATGAATTTGGCAGTAAACAAATTGGCAGGGGTTTCATAGATCTCGATAGGCGTACCAATTTGCTGAAACGTACCGTCTTTCATTACGGCAATACGGTCTGACATCGACAGCGCTTCTTCTTGATCATGGGTCACGAAAACAAAGGTTATGCCCAGCTCACGTTGCAGACGCTTTAGCTCAGATTGCATTTGCAGGCGCAGTTTATGATCGAGTGCGGATAATGGCTCATCAAGCAGTAGCAGTTTAGGACGATTAATCACCGCGCGTGCAATCGCAACTCGCTGCTGCTGGCCACCAGACAAATCTTGCGGTTTACGGTTGGCCAAATGCTCTAGCTGTACCATCGCTAGCATTTCGCTGACACGTCTTTGAATCTCATCTTTTGGAACTTTCTTTAGCTTTAGGCCATAAGCCACGTTTTGGGCAACGCTCATATGAGGAAACAGCGCATATTGCTGAAATACGGTATTGACCGGACGTTTATCAGCGGACAAGCCTGCCATCTGTACGCCATCCAAATATATCGCCCCAGCGTTCGGCTGCTCAAAGCCTGCAATCAAGCGTAGTAATGTCGTCTTACCACAGCCCGATGGCCCAAGTAGTGTCAAAAACTCACCGTGTTTGATATCAAGGTTGATGTCTTTTAGGACCTCGGTTTGATCATAGGTTTTTTTGAGACCAGTCAGCTTTAGTAGCACCTGATTATCATGAGGTGATGCAGAGGTGTTATGCGTATTTTGAGATAAATCGGTCATAATATCTGTTCCTAAGCGTCCAATATCTGTGTACAGCTGCCAAGGTAACTGGCTGTCATTATAAGGATTGGCATGAGCGTAAGCACGATTTGATTACTGTCTAAATGCTGTCTGAGTGCTGCGTATTATAACAAACCCTTGATATAAGTCAGTGCAAGTTCGTTATAAGTTACGCGAGTCATACTGTCGTAGCAGCGATATGTACAGCTGTATTTTTAGATATGACTACATTCATCTAAAGACATTTAGACAAATTTTTTTACCGTTTTTTGGTTTTTATTCCTATACAATCACGTTATGGCTGACAAACATGACTAGCCTGATAGTTTGGCGATAATTAGCCAATCTGTGCTTGAATACATGTATGCAAAACAGCTTATAACTCTAATATTATTGATGATAAAGGATCTCTCATGCCTACCGATATACGTCCAACCACAGGTCAAGAAGCGCTTGAGCTTTTAAAAGCAGGTAATGCACGCTACGTTGATAGCCTCACCAGTACCGATGAGTATATGCAGCGCCGTCCAGAGTTGGTCAAGGATCAAAATCCATTGGCCATTATTTTGGGTTGCTCAGATGCACGAGTACCAGTTGAGATTGTTTTTGATCAAGGGTTGGGAGATTTGTTTGTTATACGAGTCGCGGGTAACGTCGTTGCACCATCACAGATTGGTTCAATCGAGTTTGCAGCCGAAGCCTTTGGTACGCAATTGGTCGTGGTACTTGGTCACTCGAAATGCGGCGCTGTCACGGCTTGCGTTGAGACGTTAATTAATCCTGAACAGAACTATTCACCTAATTTGCAATCTATCGTTGATCGTATTCGCCCAAGCGTTTATAACTTGCACGAACTGGCAACTGCCAATGGTCAAGACGTCGATGCAGACGAGCTGGTCGATCGCTCTATTCGCGCTAACGTACGTATGTCAGTCAGTCAGCTAAAGCATGGCTCACGTGCATTAGAGGACTTAACCAATAGTGGTCAGCTATTAGTAGTCGGCGCTGAGTATGATCTTGAGACAGGAAAAGTACGTTTTTTAGATAGCTAATCAGTCTTAGGTAGATTCAGATAACTAGCTAGTTAGGGGATAAAGACGAACATACCTTGTTCATATTCTTACAAAACCCTATCAGTTATTTGGCCATTTTTCATTATGATAAGAGAACGACGCAAATTACGACAATCGTGATTTGCGTGTTTATGTATTTATTTTTGAATTATATTAGGATAATTATGTCTACTTCATCTAACAACAATAACGACGCAATAGACCAGCCTGCTAGCAGCGTTAATACTGATGGTGTTCAGCCAATCTCATCACAGACGACCGGTTTTACTTTTAACCACACCATGTTGCGTGTCAAAGACCCTGTTAAATCATTAGAGTTTTACACTGGTGTCTTGGGTATGACCTTGCTTGCTGTTAAGAAGTTCCCTGACATGGGATTCGATTTATATTTCTTGGCTAAGTTGACTGAGAGCGAGCGCGAAAACTTGCCAACTGGCGATGATCTAGAAATTTTTGCTTTCCGTCAACGTGGTATTTTAGAGTTGACGCACAACTACGGTACCGAGACAAAAGCTGACTTTAGCTATCATGACGGCAATCAAGATCCACAAGGTTTTGGTCATATTTGCTTTAGCGTACCGAATTTAGAAGAAGCAGTTGCTTGGTTTGATAAAAATGACGTCGAATTTAAAAAGCGTCCAGAAGATGGCAGCATGAAAAATATTGCTTTTATCAAGGACGTTGATGGCTATTGGATCGAAATCGTACAAGCTGATTTGATGTCATAACTGGCAAAGAAGCAGTGAGATTTTCATTTGTTTATCCCCTTAAACACGCGCTAAGACAGCAAT includes:
- a CDS encoding carbonic anhydrase: MPTDIRPTTGQEALELLKAGNARYVDSLTSTDEYMQRRPELVKDQNPLAIILGCSDARVPVEIVFDQGLGDLFVIRVAGNVVAPSQIGSIEFAAEAFGTQLVVVLGHSKCGAVTACVETLINPEQNYSPNLQSIVDRIRPSVYNLHELATANGQDVDADELVDRSIRANVRMSVSQLKHGSRALEDLTNSGQLLVVGAEYDLETGKVRFLDS
- the potC gene encoding spermidine/putrescine ABC transporter permease PotC gives rise to the protein MSYSSPNTKTRPLKIGSIAAKGYLGLIYTLLYLPIIVLVVMSFNKSKIGYNWGGFSLKWYESLFNNQAMLDAFWHSIVLGLVAATVSTLIGTLTALALHRYNFRGKGLLNGLLFVLMMSPEIVLAISLLALFLLIGLQLGFVSLLLAHITFCLPFVVITVFARLSSLDERLMEAARDLGANESTMVRTVLIPVILPAVMAGWLLAFTLSLDDVVVSTFVTGPSYEILPLRIYSMVRVGLKPEVNAIGTLLLAASLILVIISQLLLRKR
- the potB gene encoding spermidine/putrescine ABC transporter permease PotB yields the protein MARNHLGSKSPFRTATLWLIWGWLLIFALLPNILVIAVSFLTRDSSAFISLPASIDSYVRMIDPLYFEVFVHSLWMAGITTVICLLLGYPFAWLISKAKVRWQPLLMMLLILPFWTNSLVRTYALKLLFANNGLINKLLLAIGVIDTPIDILYTQGAVIAGLTYLLFPFMVLPLYAVFTDLRNDMLLASQDLGASRTQTFWHVVLPLTTPGIISGVLLVLLPAMGMFYVADILGGSRNLLVGNIIKNQFLDARDWPFGAAASVLLTLAMAVLLLAYRASSRRIGKTDFKEVA
- a CDS encoding LysR family transcriptional regulator; translation: MLELRHLNTLTALRAHGSLAAAADELHVTASAVSHQLKELENYYDISLVNRRTRPLSFTPAGKAVLALADNILPQVTRTKSNLKRLAHGQAGRLRLASECHSCFDWLMPILNHYRREWSDVELDFATGFEPEPHHLLMEGDIDLLITTSDLPLDGISYQPLFEYESRLVLSPTHDLAAQKFIEPDNLINETLIAYPVEAKRLDIIANFMTPAQVSFESVRTTELTAMLIQLVASERGVAALPDWVVAEYEKKGWVVSRPLGSGVHCQLYAATRTSSQDIAYMQGFASLLEGIVKPL
- the potA gene encoding spermidine/putrescine ABC transporter ATP-binding protein PotA, with the protein product MTDLSQNTHNTSASPHDNQVLLKLTGLKKTYDQTEVLKDINLDIKHGEFLTLLGPSGCGKTTLLRLIAGFEQPNAGAIYLDGVQMAGLSADKRPVNTVFQQYALFPHMSVAQNVAYGLKLKKVPKDEIQRRVSEMLAMVQLEHLANRKPQDLSGGQQQRVAIARAVINRPKLLLLDEPLSALDHKLRLQMQSELKRLQRELGITFVFVTHDQEEALSMSDRIAVMKDGTFQQIGTPIEIYETPANLFTAKFIGETNLFRAEVKGVYPDQPDRDGKVTNGRIEVEVCEAQAQAGPTTLRNLRRPNFANDVQVGDIVNLLLRPEDLRIYDPKDNEHSGLLGRVIESNYKGSTLDSIIELANGHIIKASEFFDEDDPSFDYKLNEGVKVSWVDGWEWVLPEDSEAMPDTTVQKDGS
- the gloA gene encoding lactoylglutathione lyase, encoding MSTSSNNNNDAIDQPASSVNTDGVQPISSQTTGFTFNHTMLRVKDPVKSLEFYTGVLGMTLLAVKKFPDMGFDLYFLAKLTESERENLPTGDDLEIFAFRQRGILELTHNYGTETKADFSYHDGNQDPQGFGHICFSVPNLEEAVAWFDKNDVEFKKRPEDGSMKNIAFIKDVDGYWIEIVQADLMS